Part of the bacterium genome is shown below.
AGCGGACCAGGTGGCCGACGTCTTCTACATCGTCGACCGTGACGGCCGGAAGGTCTCGGCCCCCGATCGCCAGGAGGAGATCCGTCAGGCGCTCCTCGCGGCCATCGGAGCCTAGTATGGCGTACCCGTGAAGGTCGGGATCCTCTCCGACTCCCACGACCACCGGGACGCCGCGGAAGGCGCGCTCCACTTTTTTCGCGCCGAGGGGGTGGGGATGGTCTTCCATCTCGGTGATGTCTGCTCGCCGGCCGTCCTCGCGGGGTACGCCGATCCGGCGATCCCCCTGCGGGGGGTCTTCGGCAACAACGACTCCGACCGTGACGGGCTGCAGGAGGCGACCGGCGGTGCGTTCCGGCAGGGACCGCACATCGAATCGGTCGACGGGCGGAGGATCCTCCTGGCGCACTCCTACGACCAGCTGCAGGGGGAGCTCTCCGGGCAGGGGCGGTTCGACCTCGTTCTCTTCGGCCACACGCACCGTCCGCTCACGATGCGGGTGGGGAAGGCGCTGGTGGTGAACCCGGGGGAATCGTGCGGGCTCATCCGGGGGAAGAACACGTGCGCGGTTGTCGACCTGGCCACGTTGGAGCCGCGGATCGTCGAGATCCCTTTCCCGGGGACCGGCTGATGGACAACGACGCCCTTCTCGACGCGTTTCTCCTCCACCTGAAGACGGAGAGGCGCCTCTCGGGG
Proteins encoded:
- a CDS encoding metallophosphoesterase — translated: MKVGILSDSHDHRDAAEGALHFFRAEGVGMVFHLGDVCSPAVLAGYADPAIPLRGVFGNNDSDRDGLQEATGGAFRQGPHIESVDGRRILLAHSYDQLQGELSGQGRFDLVLFGHTHRPLTMRVGKALVVNPGESCGLIRGKNTCAVVDLATLEPRIVEIPFPGTG